In Candidatus Defluviilinea proxima, a single genomic region encodes these proteins:
- a CDS encoding DUF402 domain-containing protein has protein sequence MWKPGDIVAWRGIAGNRPWHIVSAIVVADKPNEIVVTILPGAEGIAEKTYAMGMGKHGNRRWDFTEHDWVLGSFAWHTNRVLAIVEPEKYYSIMLFWHHERNEFLGYYVNFQTPYMRSHCGIDTLDLDLDIDIDPSFGFRWKDEDDYQKAIDHGLITSEWIQGIETAKPEIFDKLENRHYPFDGSWLDWKPDPNWLPPKLPENWDKI, from the coding sequence ATGTGGAAACCCGGTGACATTGTTGCATGGAGGGGAATTGCTGGAAACCGTCCATGGCATATTGTGTCAGCAATCGTTGTTGCCGATAAACCTAATGAGATTGTAGTGACGATTCTCCCTGGCGCTGAAGGCATTGCAGAGAAGACCTACGCCATGGGTATGGGGAAACATGGCAATCGCCGTTGGGATTTCACGGAACATGATTGGGTCCTCGGTAGTTTCGCATGGCATACCAATCGCGTGTTGGCTATTGTGGAACCGGAGAAATATTATTCCATCATGCTTTTTTGGCATCACGAGCGTAATGAATTTTTGGGGTATTACGTCAATTTTCAAACCCCTTATATGAGAAGTCATTGTGGAATTGACACTTTAGATCTGGATCTTGATATTGACATTGATCCAAGCTTTGGCTTCAGGTGGAAGGATGAGGACGATTATCAAAAAGCGATTGATCACGGCTTGATAACTTCCGAATGGATTCAGGGTATCGAAACCGCAAAGCCAGAGATATTTGATAAGCTTGAAAACCGCCACTATCCCTTCGATGGTTCCTGGTTGGATTGGAAACCTGACCCGAATTGGTTACCGCCCAAGTTGCCTGAGAATTGGGATAAGATCTAA
- the fdhD gene encoding formate dehydrogenase accessory sulfurtransferase FdhD, producing MITPQKAIQYDRYEFKKWEHHDAETIVETPVSLTVNGKVWLTFMCTPVHLEALSVGFLYNEGIIESMSEVVDARVCEHGDNVDVWLSHDVEQPTSWRRTSGCTGGMTAVDLLAKPNVSFDGDRLEVQPEAIGNLVEMLFDAQSLYRETGGVHTSALSDGEKVLLSAEDIGRHNTLDKIAGLCLMNNVSPEKRILITTGRISSEMLQKAARMQTPILISRTSPSSLSIEMAERYGITLIGYARKHRFNVYSNAQRVGVNG from the coding sequence ATGATCACCCCTCAAAAAGCAATTCAATATGACCGATACGAATTCAAGAAGTGGGAACATCACGATGCAGAGACTATTGTTGAGACTCCTGTTTCGTTAACGGTCAATGGCAAGGTCTGGTTGACGTTCATGTGTACGCCGGTCCATCTGGAAGCATTGTCAGTGGGATTTCTGTACAACGAAGGCATCATCGAATCCATGAGCGAAGTGGTGGATGCACGCGTCTGTGAGCATGGCGATAACGTGGACGTATGGTTGAGTCACGATGTGGAACAACCTACCTCATGGCGAAGGACTTCTGGTTGCACGGGTGGCATGACGGCTGTGGATCTTCTAGCGAAGCCCAATGTCTCTTTTGATGGAGACAGGCTTGAGGTCCAGCCGGAGGCGATTGGGAACTTAGTGGAGATGCTGTTTGATGCGCAGTCTTTGTATCGTGAGACCGGCGGAGTCCATACATCCGCGTTGAGCGATGGGGAGAAGGTTTTGTTGTCAGCAGAGGATATTGGCAGACACAACACGCTCGATAAGATCGCGGGGTTGTGTTTGATGAACAACGTCTCGCCCGAAAAACGGATCTTGATCACGACCGGGCGTATCAGCTCCGAGATGTTGCAAAAGGCTGCGCGGATGCAGACACCGATTTTGATCTCGCGCACATCGCCGAGTTCGCTTTCCATTGAGATGGCGGAGCGATATGGCATTACGTTGATCGGGTACGCGAGGAAACATCGTTTCAATGTGTATTCGAACGCGCAACGGGTTGGAGTAAATGGGTGA
- a CDS encoding LysM peptidoglycan-binding domain-containing protein → MSLRAFLLSFFIFPVILSSCSSSSSNVYPTYDPFATVAATNAMPPPQEGVVIQSTGTPRGPAPTRASISVTLPPRNPNSSLVTPTADAPHPLPPPREFVDQYTVQAGDTLGSIAQRYGIGLAALLQANGLNETSVLSVGTVLNIPPVVTDPNPGSSFKIIPDSELIFSPSSIGFDIDAFVQSKGGYLASYSEDVHGEILSGSQVIMRVAQNYSVSPRLLLAVLEYRSGWVTNPVPSNVNYPFGYLNDYSAGLYRQAVWAADSLSRGYYLWRVNAISTVSLNDGTYVPLAPTINAGTMGVQYLFSLFNDRITWDQDVSALGLFQTYTLFFGSPFDYDIASLLPSNLIQPPMQLPFEPGVTWAFTGGPHGGWDASSAWGALDFAPPLEGMGCDTSNLWVTAIADGYIVRAANGAVMQDLDNDGYEQTGWNVLYMHIAEDGRVQPNTYVYAGDRIGHPSCEGGISNATHLHLSRKYNGEWISADSNLPFNLDGWISSGNGIYYDGYLTRNGITLQAEEGVFEGVNLISR, encoded by the coding sequence ATGTCACTACGAGCCTTTCTTCTTTCTTTTTTCATTTTTCCCGTCATTCTTTCTTCCTGTTCCTCTTCCTCGTCGAACGTATATCCAACTTACGATCCCTTCGCGACGGTGGCCGCTACTAACGCCATGCCGCCTCCGCAAGAGGGTGTGGTCATTCAATCCACCGGCACACCTCGCGGACCTGCTCCTACGCGTGCATCTATTTCTGTTACTCTTCCGCCGCGTAACCCTAACAGTTCGTTGGTCACCCCAACGGCTGATGCCCCTCATCCGCTTCCGCCGCCACGCGAGTTTGTTGACCAGTACACGGTTCAAGCCGGTGATACGCTTGGCAGTATCGCTCAACGATATGGCATCGGCCTCGCGGCGTTGTTGCAGGCTAACGGATTGAATGAAACGAGCGTCCTTTCTGTGGGGACGGTGCTCAATATCCCTCCTGTTGTTACAGACCCGAACCCCGGCTCCTCGTTTAAAATCATCCCTGATTCTGAATTGATCTTTAGCCCTTCCAGTATTGGGTTCGATATTGATGCATTCGTTCAAAGCAAGGGCGGGTATCTTGCAAGTTATTCTGAAGATGTGCATGGCGAGATCTTGAGTGGTTCGCAGGTCATCATGCGTGTGGCGCAAAATTATTCGGTTAGCCCGCGCCTGTTGTTGGCTGTGCTTGAATATCGAAGCGGGTGGGTGACGAATCCTGTGCCCTCAAACGTCAATTATCCTTTTGGTTATCTCAATGATTATTCGGCCGGGTTGTATCGTCAGGCAGTGTGGGCCGCCGATAGCTTGAGCCGCGGATATTATCTCTGGCGCGTCAATGCCATCTCTACTGTATCTTTGAATGATGGCACATACGTTCCGCTTGCACCGACCATCAACGCCGGTACGATGGGTGTGCAATATCTTTTTTCATTGTTCAATGATCGTATTACTTGGGATCAGGATGTTAGCGCGCTTGGACTCTTCCAAACGTATACACTGTTCTTTGGTTCGCCCTTCGACTATGACATCGCGTCTCTTCTTCCCTCGAACCTGATTCAGCCTCCGATGCAACTTCCCTTTGAACCCGGCGTGACCTGGGCATTCACCGGCGGCCCGCATGGAGGTTGGGATGCCAGCTCAGCTTGGGGTGCGCTCGATTTTGCACCGCCGCTCGAAGGCATGGGATGTGATACGAGCAATCTGTGGGTGACGGCGATTGCCGATGGGTATATTGTCCGTGCGGCGAATGGGGCAGTGATGCAAGACCTCGATAATGATGGATACGAACAAACGGGTTGGAATGTCCTTTATATGCATATTGCAGAAGATGGACGTGTGCAACCGAATACGTATGTATATGCGGGTGATCGTATTGGGCATCCATCTTGTGAAGGCGGCATATCGAATGCCACACATCTTCACCTTTCTCGTAAGTACAACGGTGAATGGATCTCGGCCGACAGTAACCTGCCTTTCAATCTTGATGGCTGGATTTCCAGTGGCAATGGCATTTACTATGATGGGTATCTCACACGCAATGGAATTACTTTGCAGGCTGAGGAAGGCGTCTTCGAGGGCGTGAACCTGATCTCACGATGA
- a CDS encoding LysM peptidoglycan-binding domain-containing protein, whose protein sequence is MITPLAPTPVPAPTSGRPAYAPGELVDYTAQSGDTLLALATRFNTSVAQILEANPIIPREATTMPPGMPMKIPVYYLPLWGTAYQSIPDDAFVNGPSQIGFSTSAFVEASSGWLKNYQAYAGGKNRSGAEIVEYVAANYSVSPRLLLAVLEYQGGALTQPVPMIDEYMLGFRRSYYESPYLQLVIAANILNNGYYGWRSGMLTEFDLTDGSVTRPDPWQNAGSVALQYYFSRIYSGSEYYASIGPDGLARTYSDLFGNPWQDSAPTIPGSLQQPALRFPFLAGNAWSYTGGPHTGWGSGQPFAAVDFAPASNSHGCFTAPSDLYAVAMADGLVVRSSIDGIVIDLDKDGDERTGWALFYLHLATNKRAGVGTEVVAGQPVGYPSCEGGSSTGTHVHIARKYNGEWILADGPLAFEFEGWVVHSDGKAYKGTLKRGPLTVEACDCGDAGSQIVSGLP, encoded by the coding sequence ATGATCACGCCGCTCGCGCCGACGCCCGTGCCTGCACCTACTTCCGGCAGGCCTGCCTATGCTCCCGGCGAGCTTGTGGATTACACAGCACAGAGCGGTGATACATTGCTCGCGCTTGCGACTCGGTTCAACACATCTGTTGCACAGATCTTGGAAGCCAACCCGATCATTCCACGTGAAGCCACCACCATGCCGCCCGGCATGCCCATGAAAATTCCCGTTTACTATCTTCCATTATGGGGTACGGCCTATCAAAGTATCCCGGATGATGCTTTCGTCAATGGGCCATCGCAGATTGGCTTCAGCACGTCCGCTTTTGTTGAGGCGTCTTCGGGATGGTTGAAAAACTATCAGGCCTATGCTGGCGGAAAAAATCGTAGTGGCGCTGAGATCGTTGAGTACGTTGCGGCCAATTACAGCGTCAGTCCGCGCCTTTTGCTGGCGGTGCTTGAATATCAGGGTGGCGCATTGACGCAACCTGTTCCAATGATAGACGAATACATGCTCGGTTTTCGCCGCTCATATTACGAGTCGCCATACTTGCAACTTGTCATTGCGGCGAACATACTCAACAACGGATACTATGGTTGGCGCTCCGGTATGTTGACCGAGTTTGACTTGACCGATGGTTCCGTCACAAGGCCTGACCCCTGGCAAAATGCAGGATCAGTAGCTTTACAATATTATTTCTCGAGAATCTATTCTGGAAGCGAATATTACGCCTCTATCGGACCCGATGGGCTGGCTCGTACATACTCAGACCTTTTCGGCAATCCATGGCAGGATTCCGCTCCTACGATCCCTGGTAGTTTGCAACAACCTGCACTTCGATTTCCGTTTTTGGCAGGGAATGCCTGGTCGTATACGGGCGGCCCACATACGGGGTGGGGCTCCGGCCAACCGTTTGCCGCAGTGGATTTTGCTCCCGCATCAAATTCTCACGGTTGCTTTACCGCGCCTTCTGATCTTTATGCAGTTGCGATGGCAGATGGATTAGTTGTCCGCTCCAGCATAGACGGCATTGTTATTGACCTCGATAAAGATGGCGATGAACGGACAGGCTGGGCTTTATTCTATTTGCATTTAGCGACGAACAAACGCGCAGGTGTTGGCACGGAAGTGGTGGCAGGCCAGCCGGTAGGTTACCCCTCTTGCGAAGGTGGCTCTTCTACAGGGACACATGTTCACATTGCGAGAAAATATAACGGCGAGTGGATCCTTGCAGATGGCCCGCTTGCTTTTGAGTTTGAAGGCTGGG